Proteins co-encoded in one Kribbella qitaiheensis genomic window:
- a CDS encoding ABC transporter ATP-binding protein: MSVIQIDKVSRWYGNVVAVNDVTMTIGPGVTGLLGPNGAGKSTLITMMAGFLPPSTGTVTLDGVPVWRNQAAYRHIGLVPETEAVYDTLTGTQFVRANAELQGLPNPAAATTTAIATVELVDAAKRRISTYSKGMKQRIKMAAALVHEPSVLLLDEPFNGMDPRQRLHLMDLLRKMGADGRTVLFSSHILEEVQQVATHIEVVVSGRHAASGDYRAIRTLMTDRPVLYRLRSSDDRRLASALIADPCTSGADLDGDALQVQVADFERFSRIVPSTARDLGIRLLEVAPTDESLESVFSYLVGRR, translated from the coding sequence ATGAGCGTGATCCAGATCGACAAAGTCTCCCGCTGGTACGGCAATGTCGTGGCGGTCAACGACGTCACGATGACGATCGGCCCGGGTGTCACCGGCCTGCTCGGGCCCAACGGCGCCGGCAAGTCCACGCTGATCACCATGATGGCCGGCTTCCTGCCGCCGTCGACCGGGACCGTCACCCTCGACGGTGTCCCCGTCTGGCGGAATCAGGCCGCCTACCGGCACATCGGCCTGGTGCCCGAGACCGAGGCGGTCTACGACACGCTCACCGGCACCCAGTTCGTCCGCGCCAATGCCGAGCTCCAAGGGTTGCCGAACCCAGCGGCCGCGACCACGACGGCGATCGCGACGGTCGAGCTGGTCGACGCGGCCAAGCGCCGCATCTCGACGTACTCCAAGGGCATGAAGCAGCGGATCAAGATGGCCGCGGCACTCGTGCACGAACCGTCAGTACTGCTGCTGGACGAACCGTTCAACGGAATGGATCCGCGGCAGCGGCTGCACCTGATGGACTTGCTCCGCAAGATGGGCGCGGACGGCCGGACTGTTCTGTTCAGCTCGCACATCCTCGAGGAGGTGCAGCAGGTCGCGACCCACATCGAGGTGGTGGTGTCCGGGCGGCACGCGGCCTCGGGCGACTACCGGGCGATCCGCACCCTGATGACGGACCGGCCGGTGCTCTACCGGCTGCGCTCGTCCGACGACCGCCGGCTGGCGTCCGCACTGATCGCCGACCCCTGTACGTCCGGGGCCGATCTGGACGGTGACGCGCTGCAGGTGCAGGTGGCCGACTTCGAACGGTTCAGCCGGATCGTGCCGTCGACGGCACGCGACCTCGGCATCCGGTTGCTGGAGGTCGCCCCGACCGACGAGTCGCTCGAAAGCGTCTTCTCCTACCTGGTCGGAAGGCGCTGA
- a CDS encoding ABC transporter permease encodes MNATIARLTMSTLFGHRRGLLLFILPVVLLALCVLLALTVDNSPDFSTALLQMFGLAVIVPLISLLAATGALSSEIDDGSIVYLLSKPIKRSTIIVTKALVAIAVIVALGAVPMVIASLILDVHDPQTALAFGAGTVVAGIAYTAIFIALSATSGNAVTIGLLYALLWEGVMGQYVGGAKALSVQQWSLAVIHQLTDAPHVTSAVKLPIALILLIAVTAIGITVAITRLRSLSLSTAE; translated from the coding sequence ATGAACGCGACGATCGCGCGGTTGACGATGTCCACCCTGTTCGGGCACCGGCGGGGACTGCTGCTCTTCATCCTGCCCGTCGTTCTGCTCGCGCTGTGCGTGCTGCTGGCGCTGACGGTCGACAACTCCCCCGACTTCAGTACGGCGCTGCTGCAGATGTTCGGCCTGGCGGTGATCGTCCCGCTGATCTCGCTGCTCGCGGCGACCGGTGCGCTGTCGTCCGAGATCGACGACGGCTCGATCGTCTACCTGCTCAGCAAGCCGATCAAGCGGTCCACCATCATCGTGACCAAGGCGCTCGTCGCCATCGCGGTGATCGTCGCCCTCGGCGCGGTGCCGATGGTGATCGCCTCCCTGATCCTCGACGTACACGATCCGCAGACCGCCCTCGCCTTCGGCGCCGGCACCGTGGTGGCCGGGATCGCCTACACCGCCATCTTCATCGCCCTGTCGGCGACCTCGGGCAACGCGGTGACGATCGGCCTGCTCTACGCGCTGCTCTGGGAAGGCGTGATGGGCCAGTACGTCGGCGGCGCGAAGGCCCTCAGCGTCCAGCAGTGGTCGTTGGCAGTCATCCACCAACTCACCGACGCCCCGCACGTGACGTCGGCCGTCAAACTCCCGATCGCCTTGATCCTGCTCATCGCGGTCACCGCCATCGGCATCACGGTCGCCATCACCCGGCTCCGGTCCCTCAGCCTTTCAACTGCGGAATAA
- a CDS encoding YceI family protein yields the protein MTETATAANTIPGLVTGTYALDVAHTEIGFTVRHLMTKVRGVFKDFSGEIVVDDSLEQSTANVTVELASVSTRSEQRDGHLRSGDFFDAENSPKMTFVSTGFKPEGDDYILAGELTVKDVTKPIEFGVEFLGVDQNAYGQTIIGFEASTSISRKDWGIDFNIPLEGGKLLIGDKVDIHLDVQAALQA from the coding sequence ATGACTGAGACCGCGACCGCTGCCAACACCATCCCCGGCCTGGTGACCGGCACGTACGCGCTGGACGTTGCGCACACCGAGATCGGCTTCACCGTCCGGCACCTGATGACCAAGGTCCGTGGCGTCTTCAAGGACTTCTCCGGCGAGATCGTCGTCGACGACTCCCTGGAGCAGTCGACCGCCAACGTCACTGTCGAGCTGGCATCGGTGTCCACCCGCAGCGAGCAGCGCGACGGGCACCTGCGCTCCGGCGACTTCTTCGACGCCGAGAACAGCCCGAAGATGACCTTCGTCAGCACCGGCTTCAAGCCCGAAGGTGACGACTACATCCTGGCCGGCGAGCTGACCGTCAAGGACGTCACCAAGCCGATCGAGTTCGGTGTCGAGTTCCTCGGTGTCGACCAGAACGCCTACGGCCAGACCATCATCGGTTTCGAGGCCTCCACCTCGATCAGCCGCAAGGACTGGGGCATCGACTTCAACATCCCGCTCGAGGGCGGCAAGCTCCTGATCGGCGACAAGGTCGACATCCACCTCGACGTCCAGGCCGCACTCCAGGCCTGA
- a CDS encoding SDR family oxidoreductase, protein MSLKDRTAIVTGASRGIGLAIAQRLVADGAHVVITGRTQETLDQAVESLGGRENALAVAGKAADPEHRASVVAAAVATYGSVDLLVNNTGINPIYGSLLDVDQAVATKMVDTNVLATIAWVKACRDAWMGIHGGAVVNLSSVAGLSPSPGIGWYGATKAMLSRVTSELAVELAPVIRINAVAPAVVKTKFAGALYEGREDKVAASYPMKRLGRPEDVASLVWFLLSDEASWITGQTITIDGGLTLNGGIVG, encoded by the coding sequence ATGAGTCTCAAGGACCGTACGGCGATCGTCACCGGCGCCTCCCGAGGAATCGGCCTGGCGATCGCCCAGCGCCTGGTGGCCGATGGTGCCCACGTGGTGATCACCGGACGTACGCAGGAGACGCTGGACCAGGCAGTGGAGTCCCTTGGCGGCAGGGAGAACGCACTGGCCGTTGCAGGGAAGGCGGCCGACCCGGAGCATCGGGCAAGCGTCGTAGCCGCTGCGGTAGCGACGTACGGATCGGTGGATCTGCTGGTGAACAACACCGGCATCAACCCGATCTACGGTTCGCTGCTGGATGTCGACCAGGCCGTGGCGACCAAGATGGTCGATACGAACGTGCTGGCGACCATCGCTTGGGTGAAGGCCTGCCGGGATGCCTGGATGGGCATCCATGGCGGTGCTGTGGTGAACCTGTCGTCGGTGGCCGGACTGTCGCCGTCACCCGGCATCGGCTGGTACGGCGCCACCAAGGCGATGCTGTCCCGGGTGACGAGCGAGCTGGCCGTCGAGCTGGCGCCGGTGATCCGGATCAACGCGGTCGCACCGGCGGTGGTGAAGACCAAGTTCGCGGGCGCTCTCTACGAGGGCCGCGAGGACAAGGTCGCCGCGTCGTACCCGATGAAGCGTCTCGGCCGGCCCGAGGACGTCGCCTCGCTCGTGTGGTTCCTGCTGTCCGACGAGGCCTCCTGGATCACCGGCCAGACCATCACCATCGATGGCGGCCTGACCCTCAACGGCGGCATCGTCGGCTAG
- a CDS encoding acyl-CoA dehydrogenase family protein has translation MDRIIFGEDHHAFRASAKEYADRSLVPRMEQFLEEKTIERAAWLEAGKQGFLGLDVPEEYGGSSVGDYRFNAVFAEEVSKVSASLSSCFGIHFDCAAPYLVDLGTEEQKQRWLPKFCSGELIAAIGMTEPSGGSDLAALKTTAKKTDGGWVVNGSKTFITNGDMADLTITAARTDPSKGAKGITLFAIEEGMEGFARGRKLDKVGQTESGTSELFFEDVFVPDENVIGEIDRGFIHMMERLAQERIGAAVSNIAHATQILDETIEYVKQRKAFGQPVGSFQYNKFVIAELVTKAEVTQAYVDNAIVAHDEDRLSAVDAAKAKWWSAQIQNEILDACVQLHGGYGYMNEYRVARAWRDARVTKIWAGSNEIMKELIGRDLGL, from the coding sequence ATGGACCGCATCATCTTCGGCGAAGACCACCACGCCTTCCGGGCCAGTGCGAAGGAGTACGCCGACCGCTCGCTGGTGCCGCGGATGGAGCAGTTCCTCGAGGAGAAGACGATCGAGCGGGCCGCCTGGCTCGAAGCCGGCAAGCAGGGCTTCCTCGGTCTCGACGTACCGGAGGAGTACGGCGGTTCGTCCGTCGGCGACTACCGCTTCAACGCGGTGTTCGCCGAGGAGGTCTCGAAGGTCTCGGCCTCTTTGTCGAGCTGCTTCGGCATCCACTTCGACTGCGCCGCGCCGTACCTGGTCGACCTGGGCACCGAGGAGCAGAAGCAGCGTTGGCTGCCGAAGTTCTGCTCCGGTGAGCTGATCGCCGCGATCGGGATGACCGAGCCGTCCGGCGGCTCCGACCTGGCCGCGCTGAAGACGACCGCGAAGAAGACTGACGGCGGTTGGGTGGTGAACGGGTCGAAGACCTTCATCACCAACGGCGACATGGCCGACCTCACCATCACCGCCGCCCGGACCGATCCGAGCAAGGGCGCCAAGGGCATCACCTTGTTCGCGATCGAGGAGGGGATGGAGGGCTTCGCCCGCGGCCGCAAGCTGGACAAGGTCGGCCAGACCGAGTCCGGTACGTCGGAACTCTTCTTCGAGGACGTATTCGTCCCGGACGAGAACGTGATCGGCGAGATCGACCGCGGCTTCATCCACATGATGGAGCGGCTGGCCCAGGAGCGGATCGGTGCCGCGGTGTCGAACATCGCGCACGCGACCCAGATCCTCGACGAGACGATCGAGTACGTGAAGCAGCGCAAGGCCTTCGGTCAGCCGGTCGGCTCGTTCCAGTACAACAAGTTCGTGATCGCCGAGCTCGTCACCAAGGCCGAGGTCACCCAGGCGTACGTCGACAACGCGATCGTCGCGCACGACGAGGACCGGCTGTCCGCGGTCGACGCGGCCAAGGCGAAGTGGTGGAGCGCGCAGATCCAGAACGAGATCCTGGACGCCTGCGTCCAGTTGCACGGTGGCTACGGTTACATGAACGAGTACCGGGTCGCGCGTGCCTGGCGGGACGCCCGGGTGACGAAGATCTGGGCCGGTTCGAACGAGATCATGAAGGAACTCATCGGCCGCGATCTGGGCCTCTGA
- a CDS encoding ABC transporter permease subunit, protein MSDQLPPPAVGVIHDIGYRHYDGPRLGRFAIAQALTVSSLRHAYGLGRSGKSKVMPLLLLAVMVVPVAIMVGIENALDFDNPPLSQMRYIFFLQAVIALYLASQAPQLFSRDLRYRSIVLYLARPLRRTDYALAKLSALVLALMVLMGLPMVILYAGALLAKFNFTLMTKEFLSGLVTALLLSILLAAIGGLIAAATPRRGFAVAAIIAVLIVSFTAVIVVTAILDPEGTHRSVASRYANLGSPFSLVEVLSTFILRGGGDWVPSTSEGLVFAAVYVAVVGICSWGVNARYAKVARG, encoded by the coding sequence GTGTCTGATCAGCTGCCTCCGCCCGCAGTTGGTGTCATCCACGACATCGGTTACCGGCATTACGACGGTCCTCGGCTGGGCCGGTTCGCGATCGCCCAGGCATTGACCGTCAGCAGTTTGCGGCACGCGTACGGGCTGGGCCGATCCGGCAAGTCAAAGGTGATGCCGCTGCTGCTGCTCGCGGTGATGGTCGTCCCGGTCGCGATCATGGTCGGCATCGAGAACGCACTGGACTTCGACAACCCGCCGCTGTCCCAGATGCGGTACATCTTCTTCCTGCAGGCCGTCATCGCGCTCTACCTGGCCTCGCAAGCACCGCAGCTGTTCTCCAGGGATCTGCGCTACCGCTCGATCGTCCTCTACCTGGCCAGGCCCCTGCGCCGGACGGACTACGCGCTGGCGAAGCTGAGCGCTCTGGTGCTCGCGCTGATGGTCCTGATGGGCCTGCCGATGGTGATCCTGTACGCCGGTGCGCTGCTGGCCAAGTTCAACTTCACGCTGATGACGAAGGAGTTCCTCAGCGGCCTGGTCACCGCGTTGCTGCTGTCGATCCTGCTGGCCGCGATCGGCGGGCTGATCGCGGCCGCGACTCCGCGCCGGGGCTTCGCCGTCGCGGCGATCATCGCGGTCCTGATCGTGTCGTTCACCGCCGTCATCGTCGTCACAGCGATCCTCGATCCCGAGGGCACACACCGCAGCGTCGCCTCCCGGTACGCCAACCTGGGCTCGCCGTTCAGCCTGGTCGAGGTGTTGTCGACGTTCATCCTGCGCGGCGGCGGCGACTGGGTGCCTAGCACGAGCGAGGGGCTCGTCTTCGCGGCCGTCTACGTGGCCGTGGTGGGGATCTGCAGCTGGGGCGTCAACGCCCGCTACGCCAAGGTGGCGCGCGGATGA
- a CDS encoding acetyl-CoA C-acetyltransferase — MPEAVIVSTARSPIGRAGKGSLKEIRPDDLAVQMIKAAVEKAGLTGDQIEDLMLGCAEPHDEHGGNMARRVAIQLGWDTTAATTINRFCASSTQTARMAFHAIKAGEGDIFVSAGVECVSRYKNFGSAGVGDPSSFNEAFADAVQRTEKYAETNETWHDPREDGLMPDVYISMGQTAENVATLKGISRADQDAFGVRSQNLAEKAINNGFFEREITPVTLPDGTVVSKDDGPRAGTTLEKVSQLQPVFRPDGTVTAGNCCPLNDGAAAVVIMSDTKARELGLTPLARIVSTGVSGLSPEIMGLGPVDATKQALARAGMSIGDIDLVEINEAFAVQVIGSARELGIDEDRLNVHGGAIALGHPFGSTGARIMTTLVNGLQFEDKQFGLETMCVGGGQGMAVILERLT, encoded by the coding sequence ATGCCGGAAGCAGTCATCGTCTCCACCGCGCGGTCGCCGATCGGCCGGGCCGGTAAGGGTTCGCTGAAGGAGATCCGGCCGGACGACCTGGCCGTGCAGATGATCAAGGCGGCCGTCGAGAAGGCCGGCCTGACCGGGGACCAGATCGAGGACCTGATGCTCGGTTGCGCCGAGCCGCACGACGAGCACGGTGGCAACATGGCCCGCCGGGTCGCGATCCAGCTCGGCTGGGACACCACCGCGGCCACCACGATCAACCGGTTCTGCGCCTCGTCGACGCAGACCGCGCGGATGGCATTCCACGCGATCAAGGCCGGCGAGGGCGACATCTTCGTCAGCGCGGGCGTCGAGTGCGTCTCGCGATACAAGAACTTCGGGTCGGCGGGCGTCGGTGATCCGAGCTCGTTCAACGAGGCCTTCGCCGACGCGGTGCAGCGCACCGAGAAGTACGCCGAGACCAACGAGACCTGGCACGACCCGCGCGAGGACGGCCTGATGCCGGACGTCTACATCTCGATGGGCCAGACCGCGGAGAACGTCGCGACGCTCAAGGGGATCAGTCGCGCCGACCAGGACGCGTTCGGCGTACGGTCGCAGAACCTTGCGGAGAAGGCGATCAACAACGGCTTCTTCGAGCGCGAGATCACGCCGGTGACGCTGCCGGACGGCACGGTTGTCAGCAAGGACGACGGTCCGCGCGCCGGTACGACGCTGGAGAAGGTCAGCCAGCTGCAGCCGGTGTTCCGGCCCGACGGCACGGTCACGGCCGGCAACTGCTGCCCGCTGAACGACGGCGCCGCGGCAGTCGTGATCATGAGTGACACCAAGGCCCGCGAGCTCGGTCTGACGCCGCTGGCGCGGATCGTCTCCACCGGCGTGAGCGGCCTGTCGCCGGAGATCATGGGCCTCGGGCCGGTCGACGCGACCAAGCAGGCGCTGGCCCGGGCCGGGATGAGCATCGGCGACATCGACCTGGTCGAGATCAACGAGGCCTTCGCGGTCCAGGTGATCGGCTCGGCTCGCGAGCTCGGCATCGACGAGGACCGGCTGAACGTGCACGGCGGCGCGATCGCGCTCGGCCACCCGTTCGGCTCGACCGGTGCGCGGATCATGACGACGCTGGTCAACGGACTGCAGTTCGAGGACAAGCAGTTCGGCCTGGAGACGATGTGCGTCGGTGGCGGCCAGGGTATGGCCGTCATCCTGGAGCGCCTCACCTGA
- a CDS encoding MarR family winged helix-turn-helix transcriptional regulator, whose amino-acid sequence MSSREEISTELQERMIRFIANVILFNHAVSAKLGLGASDSQFMTLLQSHGPLTPRQLSEHTGLTSGTVTGVIDRLESLGLITRQPDPNDRRKVLVTPSFEAIQEKLIPLYEEQGRRIQAVLATRTESELQTISTFLADATTNAQPMD is encoded by the coding sequence ATGAGCAGCAGGGAAGAGATCAGTACCGAACTGCAGGAGCGGATGATCCGCTTCATCGCGAACGTGATCCTGTTCAACCACGCGGTCTCGGCCAAGCTCGGCCTGGGCGCGAGCGACTCCCAGTTCATGACCTTGCTCCAGTCACACGGCCCCCTCACTCCACGCCAACTCTCCGAACACACCGGCCTAACCTCAGGCACAGTCACCGGCGTGATCGACCGCCTCGAATCCCTAGGCCTGATCACCCGCCAGCCCGACCCGAACGACCGCCGCAAAGTCCTGGTAACCCCGAGCTTCGAGGCCATCCAGGAAAAACTGATCCCCCTCTACGAGGAACAGGGCCGCCGCATCCAAGCCGTCCTCGCCACCCGCACCGAATCCGAACTCCAAACCATCTCCACCTTCCTCGCAGACGCCACCACCAACGCCCAACCGATGGACTGA
- a CDS encoding FAD-dependent oxidoreductase: MKVLVIGGGTGGLALAHGLKRAGIGVTVFERDVLRTDGLHGYRVGIDPDGSRALNALLPKDLYDTFVATKARDPKYFNMLTEDLKEVLSMDILPSTDPVESEKSISRMTLRQVLLTGLDEVVEFGKEFVRFEQRADSVTAYFADGSEATGDLLVAADGSGSRVRRQYLPQAKTEETGIIAIAGKLALTDESAKLVPPKVFEGISLVSAPHGIACIIHVMEFQWDRDGKVKQGIGGNTEDLIRQWPGLQFDNTRDYINWGLSATADKLPANVMDLRGQELIDLALRITPDWHPNFRRMLELTDPGTCFPVNISTSVPLDPWPSSNVTLLGDAIHTMTPGRGVGANTALRDALLLCRKLIEVRDNKAELVAAVHEYEAKMIEYGFDAVLKSRAQMSASDPMHKPVIGRIVLAGMRTAMRTINHLPPVKRRMRDSMMAYRGEGRDEAAFEITPPVS; encoded by the coding sequence ATGAAGGTGCTGGTGATCGGTGGTGGGACCGGCGGACTCGCGCTGGCGCACGGGCTGAAGCGGGCCGGCATCGGCGTGACGGTGTTCGAGCGCGACGTACTGCGGACCGATGGGCTGCACGGCTACCGGGTGGGCATCGACCCCGACGGCAGCCGGGCGCTGAACGCGTTGCTGCCCAAGGACCTGTACGACACGTTCGTGGCCACCAAGGCCCGCGACCCGAAGTACTTCAACATGCTGACCGAGGACCTCAAGGAGGTGCTCTCGATGGACATCCTGCCCTCGACCGACCCGGTGGAGAGCGAGAAGTCGATCAGCCGGATGACGCTGCGGCAGGTGCTGCTGACCGGTCTGGATGAGGTCGTCGAGTTCGGCAAGGAGTTCGTCCGCTTCGAGCAGCGCGCCGACAGTGTCACGGCCTACTTCGCGGACGGGTCGGAGGCGACCGGTGATCTGCTGGTGGCCGCGGACGGATCAGGCTCGCGGGTACGCCGGCAGTACCTGCCGCAGGCGAAGACCGAGGAGACCGGCATCATCGCGATCGCCGGCAAGCTCGCGCTGACCGACGAGAGCGCGAAACTCGTTCCGCCGAAGGTGTTCGAGGGCATCTCGCTGGTGAGCGCGCCGCATGGCATCGCCTGCATCATCCACGTGATGGAGTTCCAGTGGGACCGCGACGGCAAGGTCAAGCAGGGGATCGGCGGCAACACTGAGGATCTGATCCGGCAATGGCCCGGGCTGCAGTTCGACAACACCCGCGACTACATCAACTGGGGCCTGTCGGCGACCGCGGACAAGCTGCCGGCGAACGTGATGGACCTTCGCGGCCAGGAACTGATCGACCTGGCACTGCGGATCACTCCCGATTGGCACCCGAACTTCCGCCGGATGCTCGAGCTGACCGACCCGGGCACCTGCTTCCCGGTGAACATCTCCACCTCGGTGCCGCTGGATCCGTGGCCGAGCAGCAATGTGACCCTTCTGGGTGACGCCATTCACACGATGACGCCAGGTCGCGGCGTCGGTGCGAACACCGCGCTCCGCGACGCGCTGCTGCTGTGCCGCAAGTTGATCGAGGTACGCGACAACAAGGCCGAACTGGTCGCTGCCGTCCATGAGTACGAGGCGAAGATGATCGAGTACGGCTTCGACGCGGTACTGAAGTCGCGCGCCCAGATGAGCGCGAGCGACCCGATGCACAAGCCCGTGATCGGCCGGATCGTGCTGGCAGGCATGCGTACTGCGATGCGCACGATCAACCATCTGCCGCCGGTGAAGCGCCGGATGCGCGACTCGATGATGGCCTACCGCGGCGAAGGCCGGGACGAAGCAGCCTTCGAGATCACGCCACCGGTGAGCTGA
- a CDS encoding MarR family winged helix-turn-helix transcriptional regulator, producing the protein MTTGTRWLTSEQQVAWRAYLLGTARLMAKLDDDLRQFGLGINDYEILVRLSETPDRRLRMAELADRLHQSRSRLTHTVGRLEAAELVRRTSCKSDKRGVWAELTDAGMSLLEQAAPYHVDGVRENLVDVASPEDFAAIGRVFDAVAEHVGQR; encoded by the coding sequence ATGACGACTGGGACCCGGTGGCTGACCTCCGAACAGCAGGTGGCGTGGCGCGCGTACCTGCTGGGCACCGCGCGCCTGATGGCCAAGCTCGACGACGACCTACGTCAGTTCGGCCTGGGCATCAACGACTACGAGATCCTGGTCCGGCTCTCCGAGACGCCCGATCGGCGACTACGGATGGCTGAACTGGCTGACCGGCTGCACCAGAGCCGCTCCCGCCTGACTCACACCGTCGGCAGGCTCGAAGCCGCGGAGCTCGTGCGGCGTACGTCGTGCAAGAGCGACAAGCGCGGCGTCTGGGCCGAGCTCACCGACGCCGGGATGTCGCTGCTCGAGCAAGCCGCGCCGTACCACGTGGACGGTGTGCGCGAGAACCTGGTCGACGTGGCCTCACCCGAGGATTTCGCGGCGATCGGGCGCGTCTTCGACGCTGTCGCCGAACACGTCGGCCAACGCTGA
- a CDS encoding TetR/AcrR family transcriptional regulator has translation MSAVTSPLVWEHVQPPAARRLLTGAIDAFAERGFQATTTRDIASRAGMSPAALYVHYPSKERLLFEISLYGHRAALEILSQAESGDASGSAPLAVTAGSGRTPADRLRAMVSAFTAWHAEHHTIARVVQYELAALSPEHFAEVATIRRAISALIEQVLTDGIADGSFAVDDLHGTTLAVLSLSIDVARWYSPARQDPTELGALYADLALRMVQV, from the coding sequence GTGTCCGCCGTCACCAGTCCCCTCGTCTGGGAGCATGTCCAGCCGCCGGCAGCCCGGCGGCTGCTCACCGGCGCCATCGACGCCTTCGCCGAACGCGGCTTCCAGGCCACCACCACCCGCGACATCGCCTCCCGCGCCGGCATGAGCCCAGCCGCCCTCTACGTCCACTACCCCTCCAAAGAACGCCTCCTCTTCGAAATCAGCCTCTACGGCCACCGAGCCGCGCTAGAAATCCTTAGCCAGGCGGAATCTGGCGATGCGTCCGGCAGCGCCCCCCTCGCAGTAACCGCCGGATCCGGCCGGACGCCCGCCGATCGCCTGCGGGCGATGGTTTCGGCCTTTACTGCGTGGCATGCCGAGCACCACACGATCGCCCGGGTTGTGCAGTACGAGCTGGCAGCGCTCAGCCCCGAGCACTTCGCCGAGGTGGCGACCATCAGGCGAGCGATCTCGGCGCTCATCGAGCAGGTGCTGACCGACGGCATCGCGGACGGCTCCTTCGCCGTCGACGACCTGCACGGTACGACGCTCGCCGTACTCTCCCTCTCGATCGACGTGGCCCGCTGGTACTCACCGGCCCGCCAGGACCCCACCGAACTCGGTGCGCTCTATGCCGACCTGGCGCTCCGGATGGTCCAGGTCTAG
- a CDS encoding ABC transporter ATP-binding protein, whose protein sequence is MPVIATTALTKRYPRVTALDELTVEVGSGVTGLVGANGAGKSTLLKILLGLIAPTAGSAIVLGHDVVTGGEAVRALVGYMPEHDCLPPDVSATEFVVHLGQMSGLPATAARERAADVLRHVGLDEARYRPMGGYSTGMKQRVKLAQALTHDPQLVLLDEPTNGLDPAGRDEMLTLVRRIGTEFGIPVLITSHLLGELEHVCDHIVVLDGGRLLRSESKAALTGVTGVLAVEVRDLSGRDRLSAALARAGARARADGPLVLVEISGEATYDVVRDTVAELGLGLVRIEQHRHRLEEVFSV, encoded by the coding sequence GTGCCCGTGATCGCGACCACTGCGTTGACCAAGCGCTACCCGCGCGTCACGGCCCTGGACGAGCTGACAGTCGAGGTGGGGTCCGGCGTGACCGGACTGGTCGGAGCCAACGGTGCCGGCAAGTCGACCCTGCTGAAGATCCTGCTCGGACTGATCGCCCCGACCGCCGGAAGTGCCATCGTGCTGGGACACGACGTGGTCACCGGCGGCGAGGCGGTCCGAGCCCTCGTCGGCTACATGCCAGAGCACGACTGCCTTCCGCCGGACGTGTCAGCGACCGAGTTCGTCGTCCACCTCGGCCAGATGTCCGGCCTGCCCGCGACCGCGGCTCGCGAACGAGCGGCCGACGTACTGCGGCACGTCGGGCTCGACGAGGCGCGCTACCGCCCGATGGGCGGCTACTCGACCGGTATGAAGCAGCGGGTCAAGCTGGCCCAGGCACTCACCCACGATCCTCAGTTGGTTCTCCTCGACGAGCCGACCAACGGCCTGGACCCGGCCGGCCGCGACGAGATGCTGACGCTGGTCCGCCGGATCGGCACCGAGTTCGGCATCCCGGTCCTGATCACCTCGCACCTGCTCGGCGAGCTCGAGCACGTCTGCGACCACATCGTCGTACTGGACGGTGGCCGGCTGCTCCGGTCGGAGTCCAAGGCGGCGCTGACCGGCGTGACCGGCGTACTGGCTGTCGAAGTACGGGATCTGAGCGGGCGGGATCGGCTGAGTGCCGCGCTGGCGCGTGCTGGTGCGCGGGCCAGGGCCGACGGTCCGCTGGTGCTGGTCGAGATCAGTGGCGAGGCGACGTACGACGTGGTCCGCGACACCGTGGCCGAGTTGGGGCTCGGGCTGGTCCGGATCGAGCAGCATCGACATCGGCTGGAAGAGGTCTTCAGTGTCTGA
- a CDS encoding GDSL-type esterase/lipase family protein, with protein sequence MLEPGALVLFQGDSITRGGRGPTDDPNHILGHSYPFLIAGEAGAQAPGSGWRFVNRGVSGDTVAAMASRCQRDAVDLRPAVLSILIGANDAGADRAPASHWIWDGIHPTYAGQRILADAWLDAVSSPVA encoded by the coding sequence GTGCTGGAGCCGGGCGCCCTGGTGCTGTTCCAGGGCGACTCGATCACGCGCGGCGGCCGCGGTCCTACCGATGACCCCAACCACATCCTCGGTCACTCGTACCCGTTCCTGATCGCGGGCGAGGCCGGCGCCCAGGCCCCGGGCAGCGGCTGGCGATTCGTCAACCGCGGGGTCAGCGGCGACACGGTGGCCGCGATGGCATCTCGGTGCCAGCGCGACGCGGTCGACCTGCGACCCGCAGTACTGAGCATTCTGATCGGCGCCAACGATGCCGGCGCCGATCGCGCCCCGGCATCGCACTGGATCTGGGACGGAATCCATCCGACGTACGCCGGGCAGCGGATCCTCGCGGATGCCTGGCTCGATGCGGTCAGCTCACCGGTGGCGTGA